A genomic stretch from Brachyhypopomus gauderio isolate BG-103 unplaced genomic scaffold, BGAUD_0.2 sc43, whole genome shotgun sequence includes:
- the lbh gene encoding protein LBH, whose amino-acid sequence MSVYCPQVYCPVFLPCREMTDVMISSSPIEDMLLSAGKDGNTFQIFPGPSDFEHSRKQKHRLPSIVVQVTEGEVESGELRWPPEEYIISTEEDKEAREQEDGEDHGGQAPEGQHVQNSHHYKD is encoded by the exons ATGTCTGTGTACTGTCCTCAAGTGTACTG CCCCGTGTTCCTGCCGTGTCGTGAAATGACGGACGTGATGATCAGCAGTTCcccgattgaggacatgcttcTCAGTGCTGGGAAAGACGGCAACACCTTTCAG ATCTTTCCGGGTCCTTCCGATTTCGAGCATTCCAGAAAGCAGAAGCACCGGCTGCCGTCCATCGTGGTGCAGGTGacggagggggaggtggagagtggggagCTCCGCTGGCCCCCGGAGGAATACATCATCAGCACGGAGGAGGACAAGGAGGCACGTGAGCAGGAGGACGGAGAGGACCACGGTGGTCAAGCGCCAGAGGGACAGCATGTGCAGAATTCTCACCATTACAAAGACTga
- the LOC143485986 gene encoding immunoglobulin kappa light chain-like: MILNVILNTVSFSALLLSLSGFEAIVHLTQEKTMDVSVGQNVNILCKKDQKGWVISWYQQKQGDAPKFLLADSSRASGLPSRFTYTDNGMDEYLNINGMQAEDEAVYYCGCILCEDHHSCHGSIGVGTELRLTRPASPPSLLVLAPSQAPPSGGVASVLCLARGFYPDDATLSWSEDGTTMAGPEVQTVASRRQTDGTFSRSSFLNLSAERWNSGHSYTCTVRHSALTSPVSSTTGMEKCS; this comes from the exons ATGATCCTGAACGTGATCCTCAACACTGTGTCCTTCTCTgctctcctgctgtctctgtcTG GTTTCGAGGCCATCGTGCATCTAACCCAAGAGAAGACTATGGACGTCAGTGTTGGACAGAATGTAAACATTCTCTGTAAAAAAGATCAAAAGGGCTGGGTAATATCATGGTACCAACAGAAGCAGGGAGATGCTCCAAAGTTCTTACTTGCTGACAGCAGCAGGGCCAGTGGTCTACCCAGCAGGTTCACATACACCGACAACGGCATGGACGAATACCTGAATATCAATGGGATGCAGGCGGAAGACGAGGCAGTTTACTACTGCGGCTGCATCCTCTGTGAGGACCATCACAGT TGCCACGGCAGCATCGGGGTCGGGACGGAGCTGAGACTCA CTCGTCCCGCGTCTCCCCCGTCCCTGTTGGTCCTGGCTCCCTCCCAGGCTCCACcctctggaggcgtggccaGTGTGCTATGCCTCGCTCGGGGTTTCTACCCTGATGACGCCACCCTGTCCTGGTCCGAGGACGGCACCACCATGGCGGGTCCCGAGGTCCAGACGGTGGCATCTCGGCGCCAGACCGATGGCACGTTCTCACGGAGCAGCTTCCTGAATCTCAGCGCCGAACGCTGGAATTCTGGACACAGCTACACCTGCACCGTCAGACACTCAGCCCTGACCAGCCCTGTGAGCTCCACCACCGGGATGGAGAAGTGTAGTTAG